A genomic window from Solanum dulcamara chromosome 11, daSolDulc1.2, whole genome shotgun sequence includes:
- the LOC129874323 gene encoding probable xyloglucan endotransglucosylase/hydrolase protein 7, with product MATFTSSSLKKSAFVLILLYALTILFSVVSARPATFLQDFKVTWSDSHIKQLDGGRGIQLILDQNSGCGFASRSKYLFGRVSMKIKLVPGDSAGTVTAFYMNSDTDNVRDELDFEFLGNRTGQPYTVQTNVYVHGKGDKEQRVNLWFDPSADFHTYTIFWNHHQAVFSVDGTPIRVYKNNEAKGIPFPKFQPMGVYSTLWEADDWATRGGLEKINWSKSPFYAYYKDFDIEGCAVPGPANCAPNPRNWWEGAAYQQLSPVQARQYRWVRMNHMIYDYCTDKSRNPVPPPECRAGI from the exons ATGGCCACATTCACTTCCTCTTCCTTAAAAAAATCAGCTTTCGTTCTAATATTACTATATGCCTTGACCATTTTATTCTCTGTAGTGAGTGCACGACCAGCCACTTTTTTACAAGATTTTAAAGTCACTTGGTCTGACTCTCACATCAAACAACTCGATGGCGGCAGGGGAATTCAGCTTATTCTTGACCAAAATTCAG gatGTGGATTTGCTTCGAGAAGCAAATACCTGTTTGGACGTGTTAGTATGAAGATCAAGCTCGTTCCTGGTGACTCTGCAGGGACCGTCACTGCCTTTtat aTGAATTCGGACACAGATAACGTAAGGGACGAACTTGACTTCGAATTCTTGGGAAACCGGACAGGGCAACCGTACACTGTTCAGACGAATGTTTATGTCCATGGAAAAGGTGACAAGGAACAAAGGGTCAATCTTTGGTTCGATCCATCCGCTGATTTTCACACCTATACCATTTTTTGGAACCACCATCAAGCCGT GTTTTCTGTGGACGGAACACCCATTAGAGTGTACAAGAACAACGAAGCAAAAGGAATCCCTTTCCCCAAATTCCAACCTATGGGTGTTTACTCAACCTTGTGGGAAGCCGACGACTGGGCCACAAGGGGTGgcttagaaaaaataaattggagcAAATCCCCGTTTTACGCATACTACAAGGACTTTGACATAGAGGGTTGTGCAGTGCCAGGACCAGCAAATTGTGCTCCGAATCCACGCAATTGGTGGGAAGGAGCTGCTTACCAACAACTCAGCCCAGTACAAGCAAGGCAATATCGCTGGGTTCGAATGAAccatatgatatatgattattGCACCGACAAATCGAGAAACCCCGTTCCCCCACCAGAATGTAGGGCCggaatttga